A genomic stretch from Theobroma cacao cultivar B97-61/B2 chromosome 4, Criollo_cocoa_genome_V2, whole genome shotgun sequence includes:
- the LOC18602262 gene encoding peroxidase 70, translated as MASRGFILLQISLLLTVATTAFSLSPYYYKNICPEALPTIKKLVEAAVYKERRMGASLLRLHFHDCFVNGCDASILLDPTPNIDSEKNAVANNNSARGFEVIDQIKAEVDKVCGHPVVSCADILAVAARDSVVALGGPSWKVRLGRRDSTTASRTQANLDIPSPFMDLPALINNFKNQGLNQRDLVALSGGHTIGFAQCFTFRNRIYNATNIDPAFAKERRVTCRRTGENTNLAPLDPTPAFFDTAYFNNLVKQRGLLISDQELFNGGSTDNLVKTYSLYPEAFWKDFAKSMIKMGNIKPLTGNQGQIRVNCRKVNY; from the exons ATGGCTTCTCGCGGCTTCATCCTCCTTCAGATCTCTCTGTTGTTGACTGTTGCAACCACAGCTTTCTCACTGTCTCCGTattactataaaaatatttgtcccGAAGCTTTGCCAACGATCAAGAAATTAGTGGAGGCTGCAGTGTATAAAGAGCGGCGGATGGGAGCTTCTTTACTTCGTCTTCACTTCCACGACTGCTTTGTTAAT GGATGTGATGCTTCGATTCTTCTGGATCCTACACCCAACATTGACAGTGAAAAGAATGCTGTTGCCAATAACAATTCTGCAAGAGGATTTGAAGTGATCGACCAAATTAAGGCAGAGGTGGACAAGGTTTGCGGACACCCTGTGGTCTCTTGTGCAGATATCTTAGCCGTGGCAGCTCGAGATTCCGTAGTTGCA CTAGGAGGACCATCATGGAAGGTGCGGCTTGGGAGGAGAGACTCAACCACCGCGAGTCGGACACAAGCGAACCTCGACATCCCATCCCCATTCATGGACCTCCCTGCATTAATCAACAATTTCAAGAATCAAGGTCTGAACCAGAGAGATCTTGTGGCTCTCTCTGGCGGCCACACCATTGGGTTTGCACAATGTTTTACCTTTCGTAACAGAATTTATAATGCAACAAACATCGACCCTGCCTTTGCAAAAGAACGAAGAGTAACCTGCCGACGAACTGGAGAAAACACTAACCTTGCTCCCCTAGACCCCACACCTGCATTCTTTGACACTGCATACTTCAACAACTTGGTGAAGCAGAGGGGGCTACTGATCTCAGATCAGGAACTTTTCAATGGCGGCTCCACTGATAATCTTGTAAAGACTTACAGCTTGTACCCTGAAGCTTTTTGGAAGGATTTTGCAAAGTCTATGATTAAGATGGGGAACATTAAGCCTTTGACTGGGAACCAGGGACAAATTCGTGTCAACTGCAGGAAGGTGAATTATTAA